The following are encoded in a window of Impatiens glandulifera chromosome 5, dImpGla2.1, whole genome shotgun sequence genomic DNA:
- the LOC124938017 gene encoding sugar transporter ERD6-like 7 isoform X1, producing the protein MSIELDADNNLQDEIREPLIIPERKILISDDPPQEQKHQWMVYMSTIAAVCGSYAFGNCAGFSSPAQAAITEDLNLSTAEYSLFGSILTFGAMIGAITSGPIADFTGRKGAMRVAAAFCVAGWLAIYFAQGTISLDIGRLATGYGMGVFSFVVPIFIAEIAPKNMRGALTTLNQLMICTGVSVSYIIGTLISWRVLALTGLIPCAVLVIGLLFIPESPRWLAKLGHQKEFETSLQKLRGKDANISEETAEIQDYIRTLDALPKAKMLDLFDKRYLRSVTIGVGLMVCQQLGGINGICFYVTSIFQSAGFPSNVGTIIYAVLQVVVTALGATLIDKAGRKPLLLVSGSGLVLGCFLVAVSFYLKVHEIALKASPIFAVVGILVYIGSFSIGMGAVPWVIMSEIFPINIKGVAGSLATLVNWFIAWIVSYTFNFLMSWSSYGTFILYGVINALAILFIIVVVPETKGRTLEQIQASINS; encoded by the exons atgtcGATTGAGCTGGATGCAGACAACAACTTACAGGATGAAATTAGGGAGCCGTTAATCATCCCTGAAAGAAAGATTCTCATTTCAGATGATCCTCCTCAAGAACAAAAACATCAATGGATGGTTTACATGAGTACAATTGCTGCTGTTTGTGGTTCCTATGCATTTGGAAATTGT GCAGGTTTTTCCTCACCTGCTCAAGCAGCCATTACAGAGGATCTCAATCTATCTACAGCTGAG TACTCATTGTTTGGCTCGATATTGACTTTTGGAGCCATGATTGGCGCAATTACAAGTGGTCCAATAGCCGATTTCACTGGCCGCAAAGGG GCCATGAGAGTTGCAGCTGCTTTCTGTGTAGCTGGATGGTTAGCCATTTACTTTGCACAG GGGACAATTTCATTGGATATAGGAAGATTAGCAACAGGATATGGCATGGGAGTCTTCTCCTTTGTG GTACCTATTTTCATTGCGGAGATAGCACCCAAGAATATGCGAGGAGCACTGACAACACTAAATCAG CTCATGATTTGTACTGGAGTCTCAGTGTCCTACATAATCGGGACATTGATATCATGGAGGGTTTTAGCATTGACAG GACTGATTCCTTGCGCTGTTCTAGTTATCGGTCTCCTTTTCATTCCAGAGTCCCCTAGATGGCTA GCAAAGTTAGGACATCAAAAAGAATTTGAAACTTCACTGCAGAAACTACGAGGCAAAGATGCTAATATTTCAGAGGAGACAGCTGAAATCCAG GATTACATAAGAACACTTGATGCGCTACCAAAAGCAAAAATGCTGGATTTATTTGACAAAAGATACTTGCGTTCAGTCACT ATTGGAGTTGGATTGATGGTCTGTCAACAATTGGGAGGAATCAATGGGATATGTTTTTACGTAACCAGTATCTTTCAGTCAGCAG GATTTCCTTCAAACGTGGGGACTATTATCTACGCCGTTCTTCAG GTGGTAGTTACTGCACTAGGTGCAACCTTAATTGACAAAGCTGGAAGAAAACCTCTTTTATTG GTCTCAGGATCAGGATTGGTACTGGGTTGCTTTCTGGTAGCTGTTTCCTTCTATCTTAAG GTTCATGAAATTGCACTCAAGGCATCACCTATATTTGCTGTAGTTGGTATATTG GTATACATAGGATCATTCTCAATAGGAATGGGAGCAGTTCCTTGGGTCATAATGTCTGAA ATATTTCCTATAAATATTAAAGGAGTGGCTGGGAGCCTAGCGACGTTGGTTAATTGGTTCATTGCGTGGATAGTGTCCTACACTTTCAATTTCCTTATGAGCTGGAGTTCTTATG GTACCTTCATTCTTTATGGTGTGATCAATGCACTTGCAATCTTATTCATAATTGTAGTGGTTCCAGAGACAAAAGGCAGGACTTTGGAACAGATACAAGCTTCCATTAATTCTTAG
- the LOC124939251 gene encoding autophagy-related protein 18g-like isoform X1, producing the protein MKAKSKTRMLPSSLKIISSCIKSVSTNASTVVRSAGASIVASVAAAAAASSSHGTKDQVTWSGFDSLVLSPLISKRVLLLGYQNGFQVYDLQDAANFTELVSKKDCGFVSSMQIIPVPYGGPGSSHPLLLVVAREEVVSNSSNESTHLQGNQSEKNDNSPTAVKFYSLKTNCFVQDLRFRSVVCMVRCSSKIVAIALPTQIYCIDAVSLVNKFSVLTYPVPQFGGRGKIGVNVGYGPMAVGTRWLAYASENPIITSKSRLSPKNLNPSQIVNQSSLGSSNNLVAHYAKESSKHIAAGLINMGDKGYRTVSRYCQELLQDGLSSPTPSTSGWKFGRNVPPIAENSGMVVVKDFVSQEVISQFSAHTSPISALCFDPSGTLLVTASVNGTNINIFYITPTYTRSDSRERTYDWSSAHVHLYKLYRGMTSAIIQDICFNHCSQWISIISSKGTCHIFTLSPFGGEIGLQTSDCHSESPISYPILSSPWWSTSTFSINPQLTSPPATVTLSVVCRIKDCVSGVINSVSNAASLAGNGYIPSGATTAIFHNAIAAGVGNSQSESNMLEHLLVYSPSGHLVQYGLMHVVGVQSSNGRSLLHSNSRVHAQDNNLEVKVEPIELWDVCRKSDSIERDASLEFPIVSKQEAGFEVRENNCAQFNSNIVGKKLLRDNTLDAHEKSHLYLCNAEVQINSGRLPIWQNRKVSFQRMVSPKINTHAEGESEIEKIQLHGVETKRKDLLSVFDNPQCIGNEGVFLRKKIPITTSPHVASQTGETVMKETGICHSKPASLSSAKYSNAELKYAKEIPGPSTIIENPIDFDQNNNKETITPSKDHVNNLDMHKISYTGNGFETSPLHQNLSSTITEVVVPLTVTLDSVVDQLSGLSEVVGSLSYEKNNEDNEESNQDNLFSGMFME; encoded by the exons ATGAAGGCAAAGTCCAAAACCCGTATGTTGCCTAGTTCTCTGAAGATCATCTCATCTTGCATAAAATCCGTTTCCACAAATGCTAGCACTGTCGTCCGTTCCGCCGGAGCGTCAATCGTCGCTTCTgttgcagcagcagcagcagcctcCTCCAGTCATGGAACCAAAGATCAG GTAACATGGAGTGGTTTTGATAGTCTTGTGCTGTCTCCATTAATCTCCAAACGTGTTCTATTACTTGGTTATCAAAATGGATTTCAAGTCTACGATTTACAAGATGCTGCTAACTTTACTGAATTGGTTTCGAAGAAGGACTGTGGTTTTGTCAGTTCCATGCAAATCATTCCTGTTCCTTATGGTGGACCTGGATCATCACATCCTTTACTACTAGTAGTTGCAAGGGAGGAAGTAGTAAGCAACTCATCGAATGAGAGCACCCATTTGCAGGGAAATCAATCAGAAAAAAATGACAATTCTCCTACAGCTGTTAAGTTCTACTCTCTTAAGACTAATTGCTTTGTACAGGATTTGAGATTTCGGTCTGTTGTCTGCATGGTTAGATGTAGCTCTAAGATAGTAGCAATTGCTCTTCCAACACAG ATTTATTGCATAGATGCTGTTTCTCTTGTGAACAAATTCAGTGTCCTCACCTATCCCGTGCCTCAATTTGGCGGGCGTGGAAAAATTGGGGTGAATGTTGGGTATGGTCCGATGGCAGTTGGCACTAGGTGGTTAGCTTATGCTTCTGAAAACCCTATTATAACAAGTAAAAGCAGGTTGAGCCCAAAGAATCTTAACCCGTCTCAAATTGTTAACCAGTCGTCTCTTGGTTCTAGCAATAATCTAGTGGCTCATTATGCAAAGGAGTCCAGCAAACATATTGCTGCTGGTTTAATAAACATGGGGGACAAAGGATATCGAACAGTTTCTAGATACTGTCAAGAATTGCTTCAAGATGGGCTAAGTTCTCCCACACCTTCTACTTCAGGATGGAAATTTGGCCGGAATGTGCCTCCAATAGCAGAAAATTCTGGAATG GTGGTTGTGAAAGACTTTGTTTCACAAGAAGTTATATCTCAATTTAGTGCCCACACTAGTCCAATATCTGCATTGTGCTTTGATCCAAGTGGAACACTTCTGGTTACTGCTTCAGTCAATGGAactaatatcaatattttttacattacaCCAACTTACACGCGAAGTGATTCACGAGAACGAACATATGACTGGAGCTCTGCCCATGTTCATTTATACAAGCTTTATCGTGGAATGACATCAGCA ataatccAAGACATTTGCTTCAACCATTGTAGTCAGTGGATTTCCATTATCTCCTCCAAAGGGACATGTCACATTTTTACCCTATCTCCTTTTGGTGGTGAGATTGGATTGCAAACTTCTGATTGTCATAGTGAATCCCCCATCTCCTATCCAATTTTATCTTCACCATGGTGGTCTACTTCAACTTTCTCCATTAACCCGCAGTTGACTTCACCTCCAGCTACTGTTACCCTTTCTGTAGTTTGTCGGATAAAAGACTGTGTTAGTGGAGTGATTAATTCAGTGAGCAATGCTGCTTCATTAGCAGGAAATGGATATATTCCATCTGGTGCAACTACGGCTATCTTTCACAATGCTATAGCGGCTGGTGTTGGAAATTCCCAATCAGAGTCTAATATGTTGGAACATCTTTTAGTGTATTCCCCATCTGGCCATTTAGTGCAATACGGACTCATGCATGTAGTTGGAGTACAATCAAGCAATGGTAGATCGTTATTGCATTCAAATTCACGTGTTCATGCTCAAGATAACAATTTAGAAGTAAAGGTTGAACCGATTGAATTGTGGGATGTTTGTAGAAAATCGGATAGTATAGAGAGGGATGCATCTTTGGAATTTCCCATCGTCTCTAAACAAGAAGCAGGTTTTGAAGTTCGGGAAAATAATTGTGCCCAGTTTAACAGTAATATTGTTGGAAAAAAGTTGTTAAGAGACAATACACTGGATGCTCATGAGAAATCCCACTTGTATCTATGCAATGCAGAGGTGCAAATAAACTCAGGAAGGTTGCCAATATGGCAAAACCGAAAG GTTTCTTTCCAAAGAATGGTTAGTCCAAAAATTAATACTCATGCCGAAGGAGAAAGTGAAATAGAGAAGATCCAATTGCATGGGGTTGAAACGAAAAGGAAGGATTTGTTATCTGTTTTTGATAATCCTCAATGCATCGGTAATGAAGG AGTgtttttaaggaaaaaaattCCCATTACTACTTCACCTCATGTGGCTAGTCAAACAGGTGAGACTGTCATGAAAGAAACTGGTATATGTCACTCAAAACCTGCATCTCTAAGCTCTGCCAAATACTCAAACGCAG AATTGAAGTATGCTAAAGAAATTCCAGGACCATCAACAATAATTGAGAATCCCattgattttgatcaaaacaATAACAAGGAGACTATAACACCCTCCAAGGACCATGTAAATAATTTGGACATGCATAAAATATCTTATACTGGGAACGGTTTTGAGACTTCTCCACTGCATCAAAACCTTTCGTCTACCATTACTGAGGTGGTGGTCCCATTAACAGTGACTTTGGATTCAGTCGTGGATCAGCTTTCTGGGTTATCTGAAGTTGTTGGTAGTTTGTCATATGAGAAGAACAATGAGGACAATGAAGAAAGCAACCAGGATAACTTGTTCAGTGGAATGTTTATGGAGTGA
- the LOC124939251 gene encoding autophagy-related protein 18g-like isoform X2, giving the protein MKAKSKTRMLPSSLKIISSCIKSVSTNASTVVRSAGASIVASVAAAAAASSSHGTKDQVTWSGFDSLVLSPLISKRVLLLGYQNGFQVYDLQDAANFTELVSKKDCGFVSSMQIIPVPYGGPGSSHPLLLVVAREEVVSNSSNESTHLQGNQSEKNDNSPTAVKFYSLKTNCFVQDLRFRSVVCMVRCSSKIVAIALPTQIYCIDAVSLVNKFSVLTYPVPQFGGRGKIGVNVGYGPMAVGTRWLAYASENPIITSKSRLSPKNLNPSQIVNQSSLGSSNNLVAHYAKESSKHIAAGLINMGDKGYRTVSRYCQELLQDGLSSPTPSTSGWKFGRNVPPIAENSGMVVVKDFVSQEVISQFSAHTSPISALCFDPSGTLLVTASVNGTNINIFYITPTYTRSDSRERTYDWSSAHVHLYKLYRGMTSAIIQDICFNHCSQWISIISSKGTCHIFTLSPFGGEIGLQTSDCHSESPISYPILSSPWWSTSTFSINPQLTSPPATVTLSVVCRIKDCVSGVINSVSNAASLAGNGYIPSGATTAIFHNAIAAGVGNSQSESNMLEHLLVYSPSGHLVQYGLMHVVGVQSSNGRSLLHSNSRVHAQDNNLEVKVEPIELWDVCRKSDSIERDASLEFPIVSKQEAGFEVRENNCAQFNSNIVGKKLLRDNTLDAHEKSHLYLCNAEVQINSGRLPIWQNRKVSFQRMVSPKINTHAEGESEIEKIQLHGVETKRKDLLSVFDNPQCIGNEGIEVC; this is encoded by the exons ATGAAGGCAAAGTCCAAAACCCGTATGTTGCCTAGTTCTCTGAAGATCATCTCATCTTGCATAAAATCCGTTTCCACAAATGCTAGCACTGTCGTCCGTTCCGCCGGAGCGTCAATCGTCGCTTCTgttgcagcagcagcagcagcctcCTCCAGTCATGGAACCAAAGATCAG GTAACATGGAGTGGTTTTGATAGTCTTGTGCTGTCTCCATTAATCTCCAAACGTGTTCTATTACTTGGTTATCAAAATGGATTTCAAGTCTACGATTTACAAGATGCTGCTAACTTTACTGAATTGGTTTCGAAGAAGGACTGTGGTTTTGTCAGTTCCATGCAAATCATTCCTGTTCCTTATGGTGGACCTGGATCATCACATCCTTTACTACTAGTAGTTGCAAGGGAGGAAGTAGTAAGCAACTCATCGAATGAGAGCACCCATTTGCAGGGAAATCAATCAGAAAAAAATGACAATTCTCCTACAGCTGTTAAGTTCTACTCTCTTAAGACTAATTGCTTTGTACAGGATTTGAGATTTCGGTCTGTTGTCTGCATGGTTAGATGTAGCTCTAAGATAGTAGCAATTGCTCTTCCAACACAG ATTTATTGCATAGATGCTGTTTCTCTTGTGAACAAATTCAGTGTCCTCACCTATCCCGTGCCTCAATTTGGCGGGCGTGGAAAAATTGGGGTGAATGTTGGGTATGGTCCGATGGCAGTTGGCACTAGGTGGTTAGCTTATGCTTCTGAAAACCCTATTATAACAAGTAAAAGCAGGTTGAGCCCAAAGAATCTTAACCCGTCTCAAATTGTTAACCAGTCGTCTCTTGGTTCTAGCAATAATCTAGTGGCTCATTATGCAAAGGAGTCCAGCAAACATATTGCTGCTGGTTTAATAAACATGGGGGACAAAGGATATCGAACAGTTTCTAGATACTGTCAAGAATTGCTTCAAGATGGGCTAAGTTCTCCCACACCTTCTACTTCAGGATGGAAATTTGGCCGGAATGTGCCTCCAATAGCAGAAAATTCTGGAATG GTGGTTGTGAAAGACTTTGTTTCACAAGAAGTTATATCTCAATTTAGTGCCCACACTAGTCCAATATCTGCATTGTGCTTTGATCCAAGTGGAACACTTCTGGTTACTGCTTCAGTCAATGGAactaatatcaatattttttacattacaCCAACTTACACGCGAAGTGATTCACGAGAACGAACATATGACTGGAGCTCTGCCCATGTTCATTTATACAAGCTTTATCGTGGAATGACATCAGCA ataatccAAGACATTTGCTTCAACCATTGTAGTCAGTGGATTTCCATTATCTCCTCCAAAGGGACATGTCACATTTTTACCCTATCTCCTTTTGGTGGTGAGATTGGATTGCAAACTTCTGATTGTCATAGTGAATCCCCCATCTCCTATCCAATTTTATCTTCACCATGGTGGTCTACTTCAACTTTCTCCATTAACCCGCAGTTGACTTCACCTCCAGCTACTGTTACCCTTTCTGTAGTTTGTCGGATAAAAGACTGTGTTAGTGGAGTGATTAATTCAGTGAGCAATGCTGCTTCATTAGCAGGAAATGGATATATTCCATCTGGTGCAACTACGGCTATCTTTCACAATGCTATAGCGGCTGGTGTTGGAAATTCCCAATCAGAGTCTAATATGTTGGAACATCTTTTAGTGTATTCCCCATCTGGCCATTTAGTGCAATACGGACTCATGCATGTAGTTGGAGTACAATCAAGCAATGGTAGATCGTTATTGCATTCAAATTCACGTGTTCATGCTCAAGATAACAATTTAGAAGTAAAGGTTGAACCGATTGAATTGTGGGATGTTTGTAGAAAATCGGATAGTATAGAGAGGGATGCATCTTTGGAATTTCCCATCGTCTCTAAACAAGAAGCAGGTTTTGAAGTTCGGGAAAATAATTGTGCCCAGTTTAACAGTAATATTGTTGGAAAAAAGTTGTTAAGAGACAATACACTGGATGCTCATGAGAAATCCCACTTGTATCTATGCAATGCAGAGGTGCAAATAAACTCAGGAAGGTTGCCAATATGGCAAAACCGAAAG GTTTCTTTCCAAAGAATGGTTAGTCCAAAAATTAATACTCATGCCGAAGGAGAAAGTGAAATAGAGAAGATCCAATTGCATGGGGTTGAAACGAAAAGGAAGGATTTGTTATCTGTTTTTGATAATCCTCAATGCATCGGTAATGAAGG AATTGAAGTATGCTAA
- the LOC124938017 gene encoding sugar transporter ERD6-like 7 isoform X2 — MSIELDADNNLQDEIREPLIIPERKILISDDPPQEQKHQWMVYMSTIAAVCGSYAFGNCAGFSSPAQAAITEDLNLSTAEYSLFGSILTFGAMIGAITSGPIADFTGRKGAMRVAAAFCVAGWLAIYFAQGTISLDIGRLATGYGMGVFSFVVPIFIAEIAPKNMRGALTTLNQLMICTGVSVSYIIGTLISWRVLALTGLIPCAVLVIGLLFIPESPRWLAKLGHQKEFETSLQKLRGKDANISEETAEIQDYIRTLDALPKAKMLDLFDKRYLRSVTIGVGLMVCQQLGGINGICFYVTSIFQSAGFPSNVGTIIYAVLQVVVTALGATLIDKAGRKPLLLVSGSGLVLGCFLVAVSFYLKVHEIALSRHPLY; from the exons atgtcGATTGAGCTGGATGCAGACAACAACTTACAGGATGAAATTAGGGAGCCGTTAATCATCCCTGAAAGAAAGATTCTCATTTCAGATGATCCTCCTCAAGAACAAAAACATCAATGGATGGTTTACATGAGTACAATTGCTGCTGTTTGTGGTTCCTATGCATTTGGAAATTGT GCAGGTTTTTCCTCACCTGCTCAAGCAGCCATTACAGAGGATCTCAATCTATCTACAGCTGAG TACTCATTGTTTGGCTCGATATTGACTTTTGGAGCCATGATTGGCGCAATTACAAGTGGTCCAATAGCCGATTTCACTGGCCGCAAAGGG GCCATGAGAGTTGCAGCTGCTTTCTGTGTAGCTGGATGGTTAGCCATTTACTTTGCACAG GGGACAATTTCATTGGATATAGGAAGATTAGCAACAGGATATGGCATGGGAGTCTTCTCCTTTGTG GTACCTATTTTCATTGCGGAGATAGCACCCAAGAATATGCGAGGAGCACTGACAACACTAAATCAG CTCATGATTTGTACTGGAGTCTCAGTGTCCTACATAATCGGGACATTGATATCATGGAGGGTTTTAGCATTGACAG GACTGATTCCTTGCGCTGTTCTAGTTATCGGTCTCCTTTTCATTCCAGAGTCCCCTAGATGGCTA GCAAAGTTAGGACATCAAAAAGAATTTGAAACTTCACTGCAGAAACTACGAGGCAAAGATGCTAATATTTCAGAGGAGACAGCTGAAATCCAG GATTACATAAGAACACTTGATGCGCTACCAAAAGCAAAAATGCTGGATTTATTTGACAAAAGATACTTGCGTTCAGTCACT ATTGGAGTTGGATTGATGGTCTGTCAACAATTGGGAGGAATCAATGGGATATGTTTTTACGTAACCAGTATCTTTCAGTCAGCAG GATTTCCTTCAAACGTGGGGACTATTATCTACGCCGTTCTTCAG GTGGTAGTTACTGCACTAGGTGCAACCTTAATTGACAAAGCTGGAAGAAAACCTCTTTTATTG GTCTCAGGATCAGGATTGGTACTGGGTTGCTTTCTGGTAGCTGTTTCCTTCTATCTTAAG GTTCATGAAATTGCACTCTCAAGGCATCCCCTGTACTAG
- the LOC124938759 gene encoding histidine-containing phosphotransfer protein 1-like, whose amino-acid sequence MDIANQMLQRQYVDYTKSLYHDGVLDDQFSQLQKLQDESSPDFVVEVVSLFFEDSEKILNNLALALQQQIVDYKQIDSHVHQFKGSSSSIGAQRVKNVCVAFRNLCEEKNREGCVRCLHQLKNEYILVKNKLQTLFQLEQDILAGGGSIPVMA is encoded by the exons ATGGACATTGCGAATCAGATGTTGCAAAGACAGTATGTTGATTACACAAAGTCGTTGTACCATGAT GGGGTCTTGGACGATCAATTCTCCCAGCTTCAGAAATTGCAAGATGAAAGCAGCCCAGATTTTGTAGTCGAAGTTGTTTCGCTCTTCTTTGAAGATTCAGAGAAGATTCTGAATAACTTGGCTCTTGCTTT ACAACAACAGATTGTGGACTATAAACAGATTGATAGTCATGTTCATCAGTTCAAGGGTAGCAGTTCAAG TATAGGTGCCCAAAGAGTGAAAAATGTATGTGTTGCATTTAGAAATCTTTGTGAAGAAAAGAATCGTGAAGG ATGTGTGAGGTGTCTGCATCAACTGAAGAATGAATACATTCTGGTGAAGAACAAGCTTCAAACTCTTTTTCAG CTAGAGCAAGACATATTGGCTGGTGGTGGATCGATTCCTGTGATGGCATAG
- the LOC124938119 gene encoding LRR receptor-like serine/threonine-protein kinase ER2, with the protein MMLSRKILMLLLSLLHCSLFSFAMLNPIDFLALQLIRKSLHDMPGSNFFSSWDFTSDPCNFSGVYCQHGKIVVLNLGEPRAGSPGLIGRIHPSIGDFSSLTEFTVVPGRIYGTLPASMANLKNLKFIGISRNYISGEIPSSLGQLRLLKTIDLSFNVLTGKIPSAVAALPALSNFIVCRNRLSGSIPWFASQTLTRLDLKHNYLSGSISPGYLPSSLQYLSLSWNNLDGTLDRVLIKLNKLNYLELSMNKFTGIIPGILFSFPINNLQLQRNFFTGPVLPFHQVSIPTIDLSFNRLNGEISPLFSGVQSLYLNNNRFTGEVPMSLIDGLLAGTIHVLYIQHNYLSGMKMNPMAKIPVRSSLCMQYNCMVPPVQTACPIKAGMQKTRPLSQCL; encoded by the coding sequence ATGATGTTATCGCGGAAGATCTTAATGCTGCTACTATCGCTACTTCATTGTTCACTTTTCTCATTCGCAATGCTCAATCCAATCGATTTCTTAGCTCTACAACTAATTCGTAAGTCTCTTCACGATATGCCTGGCTCAAACTTCTTCTCATCATGGGACTTCACTTCAGATCCCTGCAATTTCTCCGGCGTTTATTGCCAACACGGAAAAATCGTTGTATTAAATCTCGGCGAACCTAGAGCAGGTTCCCCCGGTTTAATAGGTCGGATTCATCCTTCCATTGGCGATTTCTCTTCTCTAACTGAATTCACAGTTGTTCCAGGAAGAATTTACGGCACATTACCAGCATCAATGGCGAATTTGAAGAATCTCAAGTTTATTGGAATCAGTAGGAACTATATATCCGGTGAGATTCCGTCAAGTCTAGGCCAACTCCGATTGCTTAAGACAATCGATCTGAGTTTCAATGTGTTAACAGGTAAAATTCCATCTGCCGTCGCTGCTCTTCCTGCTTTATCTAACTTCATCGTCTGCCGTAACCGTCTCTCCGGTTCAATCCCCTGGTTTGCATCTCAAACCCTAACTCGTCTCGATCTGAAACACAATTACTTATCCGGCTCTATCTCCCCCGGCTATCTCCCTTCATCTCTCCAATACCTATCTCTATCATGGAACAATCTAGATGGAACACTAGACCGAGTTTTAATCAAGCTAAACAAGTTAAACTATCTTGAACTCAGCATGAACAAATTCACCGGAATCATCCCAGGCATTCTGTTCTCATTCCCGATCAATAACCTCCAGCTTCAAAGAAACTTCTTCACCGGTCCAGTTCTTCCATTTCATCAAGTCTCAATTCCAACCATTGATTTGAGTTTCAACAGATTGAATGGAGAAATATCTCCCCTGTTCTCCGGCGTGCAGAGCTTGTACCTGAACAATAACCGCTTCACCGGCGAAGTTCCGATGAGTTTGATCGACGGATTGTTGGCGGGTACGATTCATGTACTGTATATACAACATAACTATCTTTCGGGTATGAAGATGAATCCAATGGCTAAGATTCCGGTTCGGAGTTCATTGTGTATGCAGTACAATTGTATGGTCCCACCGGTTCAGACAGCTTGCCCTATCAAAGCTGGAATGCAAAAGACTAGGCCATTGTCTCAGTGCTTGTAG